The following DNA comes from Anastrepha obliqua isolate idAnaObli1 chromosome 1, idAnaObli1_1.0, whole genome shotgun sequence.
TCCGTTTTCATAAAAACTATAGCTTAGTTCTGAACTTTGTGCAAATCTCTCTTTCcgcaagtaggcaggattggaacgagaGTACTCTGATACTGCTGGTACATCCGTCTTCACTGACGATTCCAAGATGGAATGGAGAGTCGGAGTAGGGATTTTATCTAAATCAGACTATTTATCTAGTTTCtgaaaactgccgaatactgctagtgcttCTCAAGCAGAAGTACttgcgatcttgcaggcatACAAAATGGCTTGGGAACGCAGAAACGctagagatattaacattttttccgataggtaAGCCGCGATTAGGCTCGCACGGCACCTGGTCAACTTCTGTAAgagggaaattaaatatcttgtgTTTGCAGGGAACAAAattctgatctgggttccaggacaacATAGGAACGTAgagggaaattaaattgctgatgagcttgccaggacgAGGTTGACAGAATCAGTTTCAGAAagtctcctacccggtcatggGCATCtccttgactgttgttaaagagtAACTGTACAACTCATTTATCAGGAAAGTGCAGGTGGgactccatttcttcgtgtttTTCCTGCGAAAACCCTTTGGTTACAGTACAATAGACACAGGACAAAAAAGTCCTAGCGTCCTAGCGGTCATTGAATGATCGGAAAACACgtagaaaagctaggtttaccatttcatTGCCACTGAAGAAGCTGTGAGGTCGTTCCAAAGAAGGAGAccattgagcactttctctgtaaatatccaGGTTTGGCAGTTAGACTATTAAAGTCGCTTGGTGCCCAAttcttcgacagtctggggTAGTActtcaacctaaatcccatcaattttctcaattacatcaacaactctggctggctatagatatctgctagctggaggtctcaaaatggtaccAAAACGACGCTTTAGTACTACTTGAGGAGTGTCAGGCTCGTACTTGAACCATTTTAACTACCTACCTACCAGCTCAAATGAGTTTGCATTTGATTGCAGACATTCTTGATAATTCTCCAAAGCCAACCCGTTCAGCATGACGATTACGACTTTCTGAACTTCTTGCACACCGTCATGATGAGTTCGCTTGAGACGTGACTGGGGAATAAGAAAATTCACACAAGTTGGTGTGTTGTTATTTAATTACCACACCATGTAAGTGGCACAGTGGATTAGCTAGTTCTACCATGGGAGTAGTACATACTGCCAATCCAATCCAGGtgtattcaaaaagtatcgtgaaTTTTGAGATTTCGcgggttacgtatattcgagtttcgatttttttgtggcgatatattGTTACTCATGTTTctctgctttgcttgcacatgtttcagctcgtcttcgattttacctattcaaaaagatggatcaaagaacctgtatcaaattttgtgtgaaaacgaaattaaatgcgCCGATGCACTCCGAATgatgactgtgtcatacggagaagctactttggaccaaagcaatgtttatcggtggtacaaaatgttctcagaaggccgagaagatgtgaacgtcGAAAAACATCCGAGTACTTCAACaacagatgaaaaaattgttgaagtgaagaaaatggtattggctaatcgtcgaatcaccgttagagaagttgctaaggacctagacatatcgattggttcattccatttgatttttttcaatgatttgggcatgagacaggtcgccgcaaaattcgtaccaaaactgttcaattttgaccaaaaacagcatcgctgaacattgctaatgagatgttggactctgtccgcgacgacccaaatttgctccagaggcagagggtcataactgatgacgaatcgtgggtttatgattATGACGTAGagaccaaagctcaatcatctcagtgccgcacgaaccaagaccgaaaagagcgcgccaagttcggtcgaatgtaaatgATTTACTTACCGGTTTCTTCAATTGCAGGGGCATTGTGCATCAGAAGTTCTTGCCAcaaggtaaaacggtcaataaagaatattacctgcaagttatgcgcaattggCGCGAAGCAGTCATGCAGAAACGCCCAGATttgtgaaagaacaaaaattggctcttgcattatgataacgcccctgctcacacatcgttgcttgtgcgcgactttttggccaaaaacagcacacgaatgatgccacagccaccgtatcaGTATTCCGCAGATCTGGCCCTCTGAGACTTTTTCTTGCTCCCGAaattgaagaggcccatgaaaggacgatgctacgctacgattgacgagataaagatggCATCGAAGGAGCTCCTCcaaggtaaaaaaaataattttttgaagtgcttcgaaaattcgagaaaacgttggcacacgtgcataatatctcatggggattactttgaaggggacaaaatagctattattgaataaataaatattttttgaaaaaacacaaaattcgcgatactttttgaacacatctcgaATGTACCTTATATGGATCCCACAAAGGTGTGAGGTGGTTCGCTACCTTTAGCGGCTTTATAGGGTATTTCGGATATACGATAAATATGGTTTTTGTCAGCTTTTCATCAATTATGTCCCTAGCGGGAAGTTTGTTGCCGAATGACGCAAACTGATCATCTTTCTAAACAGATTTAATACACGTTGGCTCCCAATGTATCACTGGTGATCATTTCAAAAACCTACCCCCAGGTGCCAATGTATCACCAGTGATACACGCCTAGGCCCCTAGATTTTAGGGGCTGGGGCCGTAACGGAAggagttttgggaaaaatgaaagtttattttaaaaggaaaaatattttatttcatagtaaaatacaaagttttgaaatatgtaatacgaaattaaaaatgagaaaactcaattcaatcctggaaacagaaaaaactatattttttgtttttaattttaatgtagttgttgaaaatgtttaagaaatagGTATGGTGACCTCCGACATTGGGCGCAGTATGTTGCCACTAGTTTGGCCTTCCTCCTGGTGATTGACGACGAGCTTGTCGTCTTTAATTCTGAATAGCACATGCCGCAACGATGTCTCTTGCGCCTACCATCCTTTGTTGCTTATGTCGACgttattaaaaagtgttttccCTGCGGAGGTGAGCGCGCTATTGAAGCGCTATCTTTTCCACTCATGAAAAGGATAATGCTTTGACGAAAGTCAGATATTTGCATTTTGGGATTATTTTCGTTGTGTAAGATATACGCATTAATAACCGCCGTATTCAATAGCACGTTAAAAGCTACTTTGCGGAACCAacgaatagttttccttaaGGGACTgaagtaacgggtgatcaatcatgaggtgcttttttcaatagttaaaaaaaaaaaaaacaaaaatgtaaattatgttcaaaacctttatttatcatttgaaaggacattctttgacatttactttttgaatatgacttcattcaaatgttggccgcaactacgcttaaggtggtccattctgaaggtccaattttcaatcactcgttcgagcatttcgactggtatgtcgtaatgttggcttccagagcttcaatcgtagctggtttatcagcatagaccttggactgcacgaatccccaaaaaaaaaagtccaaaggtgtgatatcacaagatcttggtggccaactcacaggtcctaaacgtgaaatcagctgctctctgaaatgacttctcaataaagtcattgtttcacgagctgtatggcaagtggctccgtcttgttgaaaccaaatgtcgtagagatcattagattcaatttcaggtagcaaaaagtccgatatcatggtacggtagcgagcaccattcaaagttacgttgcggccatcatcatttttgaaaaaatatggaccgatgattccaccagcccataaaccacaccagaccgttgttttctctgggtgtaaaggtagctcttgaacctgttctggttgctcttcatcccaaatacggcaattttgcttattgacgtaaccattgagccagaaatgcgcctcatcgctgaacaaaattttgctcgaaaacagcggatcttcttcaatcttttcaagagcccaatcagcaaaacggtgacgtgcaggaaggtcatttggctttagttcttgtacgagctgtattttgtatgcttttaaatgaagatccttccgtaaaattgaccaagttgttccatacgacagtccaagttgctgagaacggtgccgaatcgattcatcgcggttttcacgtacactctctgctactgccgctatattctcaatgcttcttgctggacgtggtctattcggtcgagaattatccaccaatgaatattcggattcaaatttgttgatggtatgtcgaatagtgtttaaggcaggccgattatgttgaccataatgcggtctaagcgcacgaaaaacatttgtcacagaacgctgattttcataatacagttgaacaatttgtagacgttgttgcggtgtgagtctttccatgatgaaatgccaaacgctgttcaacaaatccacgatgacagtttgccacaactcgcgcgcgatctgtaaaaaaaacgcaaatgaaaaaaactcctcttaattgatcacccgttagctTGCCACTTGATCCGCCAAATCGATtcctgaaaaaaaataaaaaaaggaataaaattaataagtatTTAAGCGGATATGTATTTGAAAGAGTTTAATTAATGAACCTTGTTTACATTTATTGTATTCCAATATAACGTTAGGTTTCAAAATATCTTGTAGAGTTCTTCTGGACTTGCTTCCAGAGGGTACAAGTGTTCCATTGCTTACCGTGGACAAAAAACGAATCTCACTCTTGTCCCTCCAGTAGCCAACTACCATTCCAGCTTTTTCACATGTGATGCATTctcctttttttagttttttcgttaatttaggTATACCTCTCCGGTTTTTTCTTAGAGTTCCATGTAGAAGCGTTTTTCTATTTATTCCCAACGCTATAGAAGTATAATAATTGTCCACCGTGAGTGTTCGGTTCTGTCCAAAATAACCTTCCATCAGTTGACGACAAATATTTGTTGCAAGAGAAAACCCTGTTGCTGTGTCTGATTTTCCGGTATACAGTTTCAAATTATATAGGTATGTAACCGGTAGTGTCTGCTAATTTGAACACCTTAATACCATATTTATGGGCCTTATGGTCGAAAACCCAGACGACCACGGAGAGGTATCATACTTTCATCGATAACTAGTTTTTGGCTAGCTGGTCTATTTTGTTTAAAGGCCAGAATTAATTCCTGCAAGACCTTGTCAACTTTATAAGTTTTTGACACTGTTTCAGAGGACTGGGCATTGTCTGCGAAGTGAATGAATTTGAGCAGGATCTGGAACCGGTTACGAGCCATAACTTGTGGGACGAATGCGTTTTTTAACAATGTGCTCGGATTCCAATAGTTGGTTATTGCAGTGTATTTTACCACTCCCATATAGATGACTATGGCCAGAAACTCCATGATCTCCTGGCGATCAGTATCTTTCCACATATTCATCCCACTGCTGCTGCGAGTACCGATGCCAGTTACTTGAGAGTTTGCATTCCTATTTGTCTCTTCAACAATAATATCCAATATCTCATCGGTCAAAAACTTTCTGTAATATTGAAATGGCGTACCGGCATCATATTGCAAAGCCTGGGGTGGATTGGTAAATTCTTCGAAATTCTTCAAAGTCTCTCCGGTAGCAGGCGAGGTCCATGGTGTCGTAGTTTCCGTCTGTTCTTCATCAGCAGTATTATTAACATTTGTAGCACTAACATCGAGGTCTTCATCAATACTGTCATCCCTCCTTGTATCACTGCCTGAATCTGGGATGTACTCATCTTCATCTGGACTAAAATCCTCACCACTAACACTGGAATTTTCCATTGAATTCAACGCGTTACGTATTTCCTCGGAATTCATAGCTTCACAACTTCACTTCACTATTTTTCACTGTAATTTGCAACCAACTGCTCGCTATGAACTCAAGTTTgatattgatttattttgatttacttctTCGAAATGTGATCACCGGTgatcacatttcaaaaaaaataagaatagttttaaaaaacggCATGTGGTCACCGGTGAACCCAGCACAAAAACGTGCTCATACGCGTCAGGAGAGTGACTTTTATTCCTGGTAAAAATATCTCGTTAAAATTCAAACGGGAACATGACTTTTTTTGCTTGGCACCTGGGGgggtagatttttttttgtgatcacCGGTGATACATGGCACCTGGggtaggtttttttttgtgatcacCGGTGATACgtggcagccaacgtgttaaGGGTCATAACCCATTCCGTAGGTTGTCATTGTATTTATGACTTATTCTTGGACGCTTAATAGAGTGTCAGTGAAAATGGATACGAGTATTTTCTCTCAGAACCTCATCACACTACATCAGCTTGAAAAATGCTGAAAGACAAATAGGGATCCCAATATGAGTAGACTACACACCACCGCCCACTGCTCTTTCCAACTTCGAGCCACCACTGTAGAAACGAGCTTTACCACTTGTTTTTATGACAGTTGTGGCTAGTAGTGCCTAGTCACCCAGATAGTTCAGCTGAGGGCACTTAATCAGCATCCTCTAAT
Coding sequences within:
- the LOC129236192 gene encoding piggyBac transposable element-derived protein 2-like produces the protein MNSEEIRNALNSMENSSVSGEDFSPDEDEYIPDSGSDTRRDDSIDEDLDVSATNVNNTADEEQTETTTPWTSPATGETLKNFEEFTNPPQALQYDAGTPFQYYRKFLTDEILDIIVEETNRNANSQVTGIGTRSSSGMNMWKDTDRQEIMEFLAIVIYMGVVKYTAITNYWNPSTLLKNAFVPQVMARNRFQILLKFIHFADNAQSSETVSKTYKVDKVLQELILAFKQNRPASQKLVIDESMIPLRGRLGFRP